GCTGCAGGCTTGCAATGCAAATACCCCAAAACCATAAATCCAAAGTTGAAAAACAATAGGAACACAGCCTCTTCTAATCAGCCAGCAGATATCACATCCTAATTCATATATTCATATAATTCATATAATCCAGCACTGCAGCTAAAATAAAAGAAGCCAGCCAGTGTCTATTGTTGACTGGATGTGGAAGTGGGAGTCCTTTGGCAAACAATtcacaaagctgctgctgctgagggagGACGACAGGATGAACTGTGAGTTGCCGTCACACATCGATGACATCACTTCCTTTAAGTCAGTGTGACAGCCTAGCACATCATCTTTGTGACAGCCAGACGAGTGCAACGAGTGGGTGGTCACCCTGGCAACAGCAATACTGTCATGACCGTCTCCCTATATCCTACCTGACAGTCCCCGCTGGCAGTGAgcacaacatgcacacacacacttaacaatgcacacacccacacacatattcacaaacACTTGTACACATTTTCTATATATATTCCGATTTTACATGTGAAATGCTCACTCAAACCTTCTCTGAAAGACACACTAAAACAATGCACATGCCCACACACCCATGCTCCTTTGGGCATAATTATGTGATACACAGAAGAGTACAATCCCACAGAGCTTACAGTATACTGTAATCACTGGagagaaaaagtaaacacactCCTTTAAGGtaggaaaatgtaaatagattTTTCCTAAAAGTCAAAAGAAATGATAACTATGCATAtccacactggagaagcagcAGGTGTGGGCTGAACACATTCAGCTACTCTAAGCCCACAGAGACTGATTTgccatgtttacattttttaataaaagtttgtgATTAAAGTTGGACTTAAAAAAATACCCACagtaaaaagtaagaagtgTGTGAAGAGCTAAGGATAAAGCAGATACAAAGTTGGGCTGATTGTTGtcctgttttctgtttactgCTCATATGTGGTCCTTTGATAACAGCCATGTCCCGGGTATAACTGACCTGTTTTACAGACTATAAATAGTGTGTTACGGGACACTTTCATTGACAGCTCTGTGTATGTGCAATGTGTGTATCGTCCCAGTCCAGTGCTCTGCTATGACCCAGTTTGGAACCAGTTGGCCAAGACTGAGTGGAAATGGGTCAAGTCTTGAGCCACCCAAGCACTCACAGCATGAGATGAGCTGAAACAATAATCTATTGTTGGGTTTGAAGTATAATTTGTATTATAGTATATTTATAGTATAAATTGAAATATATTATCATCTTGCCATCtttaatgacaaatgtaaaGATAACGCATAATGCAACAGGTCTGTGCATAGTTTAGGGTCATGGCTGAAGGTCAGTTTTTTGGTCGTAGAATATTGTGTGGCTCCAAGTGCCCACTAGAGGGCAGGTAGAAAAGTGAGAATTAATGATCAAGAGTAAAAACAAGGGCAAGGACAAGTCACTTTTGACTGGGAGGCAGCCCAACCTACAGAGGTGCATGTAGATCATAAAATGTATAGACAGCAGTAAGTGTCTGTACTTGTTCAATCGCTTACACTGACAGAACAGTCTCCATTGATCCTCATAAAGGATTATCCAATTACATACCCTGGACAGGCATTCCCCACAGACCTTCAGTCTACACATATAGCTACAATATAAACCTgtacaacatacacacactttacacactTTATACAACAAAGTGTTGctcaaatgcacaaaaatatcCACATAAAACTCATACAAACATATTTCAGCATGCACACATAAAGTTGAATTTtagtaatattttacattagtaTTTAAGAGTTGATGCAAACATGGAATACAAACCAGAGAAAAAGTGTATTCTGTTGGCTTGGTGACATTGCCACATAGCGTTTATAAAGAATTTCACACAGGTTGGACCATGCAAAGAGATTACAATACATGTGAATGGCTGTTTCAGCTGTGGCTAAGCCAGTGCTCCTTAGAGGAGGGAAACAGCTCGTCGGGAAATAATTTAGGATTAGACCAGCTGTATAATCTCTTTATAGAGAGTATGCCATCTCAGCAGACATACCTGCCTATCTCTACATTCATCTCATATCTCATAACAGGAACTGCGGCTTTCTCTTGCCATCTATAATGGATTATAAGTTCAAAGACACTAGTGACAGGTGCTTCTGTGTGTTACACTGAAATACTTTGTTGTTCATATTGTGTGTCTTTGGTTGTGACTGTACATGGACCTCCCAATACACAGTGAGTAAAAtttcaacacaaataaaaagtagtCAAATTAGTGCATTTGTAGATTAAGGATCCCTaaagtgtgtgagtgtcagtgtaggAGAGAAAGTGTATTCCTTTGCTGATGCAACCTCCCTTCTCATTATGGTCAACCTTTCAAAGCTGCAGGGGTCTCTCCTCCAAACATAacacagagaacacacacacacgcagttaGGAGTATTCtttcatttatgtgtgtgtgtgtgtgtgtgtgtgtgaacgtgtTTGCATGTGGGTCTGGGCACATACGCTGTCCTCAATATCCCAGTTATTAGAAAAACTCCTACACAGATATACAGAAAGATGACCAGATGTCACTGTGCCCTTGTGAAAACATCACAACTTTAATCAGGTCTTACAGCTGACCATGTTTTTTAACCTCAAGTAAGACCACCAACTAAGGTTGTGAAGTCACTAAAATCAGGTGTCAGACCTGGGAAattctataaaaatatatatcctGTCCCAAATGtgttatataatatattttatgtcttctgcttttgtttacaGCCCAAATCGAAGTCATACCATGCAAAATCTGCGGAGACAAATCTTCAGGTATCCACTATGGAGTTATTACGTGTGAGGGATGTAAGGTGAGCCTTGTTTCATTTGCTTGTTTGTGATTCATCAAACAGGTTATGTGTTGTACTAAACTGAAGTCTGAATTCATGCTCATTGACACGTTGACATGTAACCAGGGTTTCTTCAGACGGAGCCAGCAGAACAACGCATCTTACTCCTGCCCCCGCCAGAGGAACTGCCTCATTGACAGAACAAACCGCAATCGTTGCCAACACTGCCGCCTGCAGAAATGCCTCGCCCTAGGAATGTCCAGAGATGGTGAGGTCCAGTATACCCACATTAGAATCTATACACAAAAGATTACTGCACATTTGCATGAGAAGTGAAGGTCACATTATGTTTCTGCTTTCCCTTGTTCTGATTTTAACATGATGGTTTTCACACTTCAGATTTAATTCCTCTGTTTCTCACTGTTCTTCAGAAGGGCTGATAGATTGTGGTAAGATTTACAATTGTGTCTGTCTATTTCATAATATCTCCACATATAGCTGTTAAGTTTGGCCGCATGTCGAAGAAGCAACGTGACAGTCTGTATGCAGAGGTCCAGAAGCACCAGGCACGACTGCAGGaacagcggcagcagcagaCAGGGGAAGCAGAAGCTCTGGCTCGTGTTTACTCATCCAGCCTAACCAACGGACTATCCACCCTTAACCATGAGATTGGGGGCACCTATGCCAATGGTCATGTCATTGAGCTGCCCAAAGGTGGCCATGGTAATGAAGCCGGAGTCCCAGGGAGCTACTATGGGATGGATTCGACCCAGTTATCTCCAGACCAGTCAGGTTTGGACATGTCAGGCATGAAGCACATTAAGCAGGAGCCGGTATATGACCTGACGCCTGTGCCCAACCTGTTCAGTTACGGAGGCTACCAAGACAGTCAGCTGGGACCCAATAATGTCAGCATTGGAGAGCTGGGTAATTGTTGATTCAtttgaaagacagacacagtaCAGCCGTTCGTCATTTACAACTTACCTGAACTATCCACGTGGAAAATTAACAGTTACCCATAAAGCAGTACAGGAAGAGAGCGTGAGACAGAGCGCTAAtctgagagaagaagaggagatcATAAAGGCTTACACTAGCACAGCTAGGTGACAGAGTGCATGTAAAGCCAGACTGTTAGCATAAGTTAAGATTTATGTCAATTAGGTCTCTTCCTCTAAATTTTCAACATGTTAGGATCACAGCATCTACAGAATAATATGCAGCatacttactgtatgtgcttgTCCTACACATACCATAGACTGTACCAcagtgtgaaatgtaaatgaatgaataaatgtgttatatggaaaagaataaatgaataaacatataATTTCCTCTTGCAGACCGCATTGCTCAGAATATTATCAAGTCCCACTTGGAGACATGTCAGTACACAACAGAGGAGCTACAGCAGCTTGCCTGGCAGACACACTCCTACGAAGAGGTCAAGATGTACCAGAGCAAGGCAGGTTTCACTTTGTACAGATTCTGCCCTTCTGGCTTTTTATAACTATACTTACTTACAAACAAGAGTATAACTTTGTTATACCTTGTACCTCTGTTCAGTGCTTTATTGGCCATCAATGTGccataattatttttcattataacCATGTGAAGGTTTATTATTATCACTTTCTCCCTCCCTTACCATgaaatctgtatttattcagaTATTATCAGTCATAGCAACTGTTTACTATTTAGTGTCATTTACAGACATAAGTGTTGCATATGTGTAGAACATAGCCTAAACTGAGTGTGTTTGGTTTTAGCCCCGGGACGTGCTGTGGCAGCAATGTGCCATTCAGATCACCCATGCAATCCAGTATGTGGTGGAGTTCGCCAAGCGTATCTCAGGGTTCATGGAATTGTGCCAGAATGACCAGATCCTCCTGCTCAAGTCAGGTGAGTCAGTTGGACTGACAACATTATGATAATGCCTATGTCTTGTTACAGGCCAAGCAATGTTGAgcagtgcaaacatttttcttatgCCTTTTCCTCAGTATATCACTTACAGTCTAAACAAAGCTCTGTACCTGGTTTTTCCAGGTTGTTTGGAGGTAGTCTTAGTTCGGATGTGCAGAGCATTCAACCCTCTCAACAACACTGTGCTCTTCGAAGGGAAGTATGGAGGCATGCAGATGTTCAAAGCTCTAGGTAAAACATTACCAAAACATTTACCCAATGAGGTATTTTTGCTCATCAGCACAAACATGACTAGAAAGCATGTACTGAaagtctttctctttttgtctgcccttctctgtccttttctctgtttttcttcaagGTTGTGATGACTTAGTGAGTGCGGTGTTTGACTTTGCCAAGAGTATGTGTTCACTGCAGCTTACAGAGGAGGAGATTGCTCTATTCTCAGCAGCTGTACTAATTTCCACAGGTCAGTGCACATCCCAATCAATGTGGACTTGCTTGTACTGCTATCAACTGAACCAAGGAATGTAACAGTCAGCAGAACAAGATAGTTAGCCTGTCTGCATAATGACCGACAGCATTAAAATCAACCATTCCTTCTTCTCAGATCGCCCCTGGCTGATGGAACCTCGGAAAGTCCAGAAGCTCCAGGAAAAGATCTACTTTGCCCTGCAGCACATCATGCAGAAGAACCACATGGATGAAGATGCCCTGGCTAAGGTAAGCCAAGCCTTTGCACTGAGATAAATCACATCAGGAAAGCCTTAAAGAACATAAATCCATAAgctaaaagaacaaaacagcaacCTCTCTGGCCTTAAGGACAGGTGGAGCAATGTGAAAAACTTCAACTTTATCCTTGTTTGTAGTTTGTCactataaaattattttttcttgacTCTCTCTCCTCTTGTCTGGCAGTTGATCAGCCGAATCCCAACACTGTCAGCCCTGTGCACTCTCCATACCGAAGAGCTCCAAGCCTTCCAGCAGCTCCACCCAGAGACAGTAAATGTACTCTTCCCTCCACTCTACAAAGAACTCTTCAACCCTGACCCCAACTCTGCCATGACCATGCCCAAGTGACTGCCTGTGGTCCCACTACAACAAATGGCGCCACCAGATGACCAAGAATCTACGACCGCAGCTCCGTCAGATGACAGCGGCTGTGTCAATTATGTCATCACACTGGCAACCAGTTATTCCAGAGCTCCCCCCAGTTTGAGGGTGATGAGTTGACTGTCAGAAACTTACAGTTACCGCCAACAATACTAGGAATGTCCAGCACTTAACCCATCCTGTTCACCGATACAGTCTGAAGaatgtatatataaatgaaacacGACCCCAAGCCACAACCCAAGTGGGGGCAAATCCTAACTTCtgaactgactgactgacaagAAATGTACAGACTTTAAAACATCTAGGAACAATTTTAAGCTctcagtctttttaaaaatgggtaagttaatttgttttcattttaattctttttattttttatttttttcagatgaaGGAATTGTTAAGATGAAACAGCTGGATGGGGGAAGGAATTATGGATTTAGAGAAGCTGATTGTAGATATTCTTCTAGTGCAGAGCGGATTCCAG
This window of the Channa argus isolate prfri chromosome 11, Channa argus male v1.0, whole genome shotgun sequence genome carries:
- the rorb gene encoding nuclear receptor ROR-beta isoform X2; this encodes MRAQIEVIPCKICGDKSSGIHYGVITCEGCKGFFRRSQQNNASYSCPRQRNCLIDRTNRNRCQHCRLQKCLALGMSRDAVKFGRMSKKQRDSLYAEVQKHQARLQEQRQQQTGEAEALARVYSSSLTNGLSTLNHEIGGTYANGHVIELPKGGHGNEAGVPGSYYGMDSTQLSPDQSGLDMSGMKHIKQEPVYDLTPVPNLFSYGGYQDSQLGPNNVSIGELDRIAQNIIKSHLETCQYTTEELQQLAWQTHSYEEVKMYQSKPRDVLWQQCAIQITHAIQYVVEFAKRISGFMELCQNDQILLLKSGCLEVVLVRMCRAFNPLNNTVLFEGKYGGMQMFKALGCDDLVSAVFDFAKSMCSLQLTEEEIALFSAAVLISTDRPWLMEPRKVQKLQEKIYFALQHIMQKNHMDEDALAKLISRIPTLSALCTLHTEELQAFQQLHPETVNVLFPPLYKELFNPDPNSAMTMPK
- the rorb gene encoding nuclear receptor ROR-beta isoform X1; the protein is MKQENFTQIEVIPCKICGDKSSGIHYGVITCEGCKGFFRRSQQNNASYSCPRQRNCLIDRTNRNRCQHCRLQKCLALGMSRDAVKFGRMSKKQRDSLYAEVQKHQARLQEQRQQQTGEAEALARVYSSSLTNGLSTLNHEIGGTYANGHVIELPKGGHGNEAGVPGSYYGMDSTQLSPDQSGLDMSGMKHIKQEPVYDLTPVPNLFSYGGYQDSQLGPNNVSIGELDRIAQNIIKSHLETCQYTTEELQQLAWQTHSYEEVKMYQSKPRDVLWQQCAIQITHAIQYVVEFAKRISGFMELCQNDQILLLKSGCLEVVLVRMCRAFNPLNNTVLFEGKYGGMQMFKALGCDDLVSAVFDFAKSMCSLQLTEEEIALFSAAVLISTDRPWLMEPRKVQKLQEKIYFALQHIMQKNHMDEDALAKLISRIPTLSALCTLHTEELQAFQQLHPETVNVLFPPLYKELFNPDPNSAMTMPK